The following coding sequences lie in one Enterococcus sp. 9E7_DIV0242 genomic window:
- a CDS encoding bifunctional metallophosphatase/5'-nucleotidase translates to MKKRNRGLGLLLTSVTVFGASSFLFNNEQTVYAEETGSVPVQLLGINDFHGALSTTGTFKDDAGNSVSNTGTAALLAGYLNQAEKAFADANEGAQTLRVQSGDMVGASPANSGLLQDEPTIKVLNEMNFSVGTLGNHEFDEGLAEFNRIMTGGNPTSDPYGILKDYPREASKTELVVGNVVKKGTEEIPYGWQPYTIKEVGTDKKVKIGFIGVVTTEIPNLVLKDHYQDYDFLDEAETIAYYADELQEQGVNAIVVLAHVPSTSKANVVSGEAAEILEKVNTIDPQNSVDVLLAGHNHQYTNGLVGKTRVVQSTSQGKGYADVRGHIDVETQDFTEAPSAEIVPVVPEGDNVPAADEKTAAIVADADSRVEAVTSKKIGTAKTAEAITRETNEYKESPVGNLITDGQVAMAQAKGIDADFAMTNNGGIRADLAVGSNGEITWGAAQAVQPFGNIMQIVEMTGAQIEQVLNEQYDDQEKYFLQVSGLSYTFVKNDNEDQPFKVHEIKDSEGNLVKADQTYKVVINDFLYGGGDGFAGFTQAKLVDAMQPDTETFIGYIESKEAAGELIEAGIQERKKLIEEPSILPEDKEVAIRAATFFDPLHETDQYLQGVTLPNATVVLFDGEIPQSKIAGNVLPEGDITAKADSEGRVRIDVTELNLKGKKRVTAVVIDEEKNSAVFPLDVLSEVPATTDSSSSSVEESVTKQSGGTTTSSDKPTGSLPDTGEAITNISLISGLVLLAGGSFLILKKKSKV, encoded by the coding sequence ATGAAGAAGAGAAATAGGGGGCTGGGTCTTTTACTGACATCAGTAACAGTCTTTGGGGCAAGCAGCTTCTTGTTTAATAATGAACAAACCGTGTACGCGGAAGAAACTGGAAGTGTTCCTGTTCAGCTTTTAGGAATCAATGACTTCCATGGGGCTTTGAGTACAACTGGAACGTTTAAGGACGATGCCGGCAATAGCGTGAGTAATACAGGAACGGCTGCTTTACTGGCAGGCTATTTAAATCAGGCTGAGAAGGCATTTGCGGATGCCAACGAGGGAGCCCAGACCTTACGTGTTCAATCAGGCGACATGGTAGGGGCAAGCCCGGCAAATTCTGGATTGCTTCAAGATGAACCAACTATCAAGGTATTGAATGAAATGAATTTTTCTGTAGGTACACTTGGAAATCACGAGTTTGATGAAGGGTTGGCAGAATTCAACCGAATCATGACTGGCGGCAATCCAACAAGTGATCCTTATGGAATCTTAAAAGACTATCCTAGAGAAGCATCTAAGACAGAACTAGTTGTAGGGAATGTTGTTAAAAAGGGAACCGAAGAAATACCTTATGGCTGGCAACCGTATACAATCAAAGAAGTCGGTACAGACAAAAAGGTCAAAATTGGTTTTATTGGCGTAGTGACGACAGAAATACCAAATTTAGTATTGAAGGATCATTATCAAGACTATGATTTCCTAGATGAGGCAGAAACGATTGCTTATTATGCAGATGAATTACAAGAACAAGGCGTAAATGCAATTGTTGTTCTTGCTCATGTTCCTTCAACAAGTAAAGCAAATGTAGTTTCCGGTGAAGCAGCGGAAATTTTAGAAAAGGTAAATACAATCGATCCTCAAAACAGTGTAGATGTTCTTTTGGCAGGCCATAACCATCAGTATACAAATGGCTTAGTTGGAAAGACACGTGTGGTTCAATCGACATCTCAAGGAAAAGGATACGCAGATGTACGCGGACACATAGATGTTGAAACACAAGATTTTACAGAGGCACCTTCTGCTGAAATCGTACCTGTCGTTCCGGAAGGGGACAATGTACCAGCTGCCGATGAGAAAACTGCGGCAATTGTTGCGGATGCAGATAGTCGGGTAGAAGCTGTGACGAGTAAAAAAATTGGGACAGCTAAGACAGCAGAAGCGATTACTCGAGAAACTAATGAGTATAAAGAGTCACCTGTTGGTAATCTGATTACCGATGGTCAAGTTGCCATGGCTCAAGCTAAAGGGATCGATGCAGACTTTGCTATGACTAATAATGGCGGGATTCGTGCAGACCTAGCTGTTGGTAGTAACGGAGAAATCACATGGGGCGCTGCTCAGGCAGTTCAGCCATTTGGGAATATTATGCAGATCGTAGAAATGACTGGGGCACAGATTGAACAGGTGCTAAATGAACAATACGATGATCAAGAAAAATACTTCCTGCAGGTTTCTGGATTGTCCTATACATTTGTGAAGAATGATAATGAGGATCAACCCTTCAAGGTCCATGAAATCAAGGATTCAGAAGGAAATCTTGTTAAAGCTGATCAAACCTATAAAGTAGTCATTAATGACTTCTTATATGGTGGTGGCGATGGTTTCGCAGGTTTCACTCAGGCGAAACTAGTGGATGCTATGCAGCCGGATACAGAAACCTTCATTGGTTATATTGAGTCAAAAGAAGCTGCTGGTGAGCTGATCGAAGCAGGGATTCAGGAACGAAAGAAACTGATTGAAGAACCTTCTATCTTACCAGAGGATAAGGAAGTAGCTATTCGGGCCGCGACCTTCTTTGATCCACTTCATGAGACAGATCAGTATCTTCAAGGTGTGACATTGCCAAATGCAACAGTCGTTCTATTTGACGGAGAGATTCCTCAAAGTAAAATTGCTGGAAACGTTCTTCCGGAAGGTGATATTACCGCAAAAGCGGACAGTGAAGGACGAGTAAGAATCGATGTTACTGAGCTGAACCTGAAAGGCAAGAAACGCGTGACTGCGGTTGTTATTGATGAAGAGAAAAATAGTGCAGTTTTCCCTCTGGACGTATTGAGTGAAGTACCTGCAACTACAGACTCTTCAAGCTCTTCTGTTGAAGAATCTGTTACAAAACAAAGCGGAGGCACTACAACTTCTTCTGATAAACCAACAGGATCTTTACCAGATACGGGTGAAGCGATCACAAACATTAGCCTGATTTCCGGTTTAGTTCTTTTAGCCGGTGGTTCATTCTTGATTCTCAAGAAAAAATCAAAAGTATAG
- a CDS encoding YjzD family protein, whose translation MRYIIVLFWSFVLGQVVGYIGGALNSGSYDFMWTSIISLAAGVLILLIGQLAVPKKKTSQV comes from the coding sequence ATGCGTTACATTATTGTATTATTCTGGTCCTTTGTTTTAGGACAAGTGGTAGGATATATTGGCGGTGCCTTGAACAGTGGCAGTTATGACTTTATGTGGACATCCATCATTTCACTGGCCGCCGGTGTACTTATCTTGTTGATTGGCCAACTTGCCGTTCCAAAGAAAAAGACCTCTCAAGTGTAG
- a CDS encoding NCS2 family permease translates to MEKFFKLKENRTTVSTEMMAGITTFFAMSYILFVNPSILSETGMPFQAVFLATIIASIIGTLVMGLFANVPYAQAPGMGLNAFFTFTVVFGLGYTWQQALAMVFICGLVNILITVTKIRKLVIRAIPESLQHAIGGGIGIFVAYVGIKNAGLLDFTVQAEPINGAVNGDSIVPALGNFNNPGIILAVIGLVIMTILVVMNVRGAILIGIVLTTLLAIPMGVVDLSAIDWQENSLGSSISALGTTFGAAFGPDGMQSLFSDTSKIPQVLMTVIAFSLSDTFDTIGTFIGTGRRTGIFSKEDEAALENSKGLATKMDRALFADAVATSVGAVVGTSNVTTYVESAAGIGAGGRTGLTSVVVAALFALSSLFSPLISVVPAQATAPALILVGVMMLASFKDIEWTDLEEAVPAFFASIFMGLCYSISYGIAAGFIFFAVVKVAKGKINEVSPIIWIVNLLFILNFVILAIL, encoded by the coding sequence ATGGAAAAGTTTTTCAAATTAAAAGAAAACCGAACAACGGTTTCAACAGAAATGATGGCAGGAATCACAACATTCTTTGCTATGAGCTATATCTTGTTTGTTAATCCATCTATTTTATCAGAAACAGGAATGCCATTTCAGGCGGTCTTTCTAGCAACGATCATCGCATCGATCATTGGAACACTCGTGATGGGATTGTTTGCAAACGTACCGTACGCACAGGCACCGGGTATGGGCTTGAATGCCTTTTTCACATTTACAGTTGTGTTTGGTCTTGGCTATACGTGGCAGCAAGCGTTGGCGATGGTATTTATTTGTGGGTTAGTCAATATTTTGATCACCGTAACAAAAATTCGTAAATTGGTTATTCGCGCAATTCCGGAAAGCTTGCAACATGCAATTGGTGGTGGAATAGGTATTTTTGTGGCTTATGTAGGGATCAAAAATGCGGGACTTCTTGATTTTACTGTTCAGGCTGAGCCTATCAATGGTGCTGTGAATGGTGATAGCATAGTACCTGCTTTGGGGAACTTCAATAATCCGGGAATCATTCTTGCAGTAATCGGTTTGGTGATTATGACAATTCTTGTTGTCATGAATGTACGGGGAGCAATTCTTATCGGAATAGTCCTTACTACTTTATTGGCAATTCCAATGGGAGTCGTTGATCTGTCTGCTATTGATTGGCAAGAGAATTCTTTGGGGAGCTCAATTTCTGCTTTAGGTACGACTTTTGGTGCAGCCTTTGGACCGGATGGAATGCAGTCGCTATTTAGTGATACATCTAAAATCCCTCAGGTATTGATGACGGTCATTGCGTTTAGTCTATCGGACACATTTGATACTATTGGTACATTTATCGGGACAGGCCGACGTACAGGTATTTTTTCTAAAGAAGATGAGGCAGCGCTTGAGAACAGTAAAGGACTTGCGACTAAGATGGACCGGGCGTTGTTTGCCGATGCTGTTGCTACCTCAGTAGGAGCAGTTGTGGGGACATCGAATGTGACGACATATGTGGAAAGTGCTGCTGGTATTGGTGCTGGTGGTCGTACAGGTTTGACTTCTGTTGTCGTGGCAGCACTATTTGCATTAAGCAGCTTGTTCTCGCCATTGATTTCTGTTGTTCCAGCACAGGCAACGGCACCTGCATTGATCTTAGTGGGTGTCATGATGTTGGCTTCGTTCAAAGATATCGAATGGACTGACCTTGAAGAAGCCGTACCTGCTTTCTTCGCCTCTATTTTCATGGGCTTATGCTACAGTATTTCTTACGGAATTGCAGCAGGTTTCATTTTCTTCGCAGTTGTTAAGGTTGCGAAAGGAAAAATCAATGAGGTATCGCCAATCATTTGGATTGTCAATCTATTGTTCATTCTTAATTTTGTCATTTTGGCAATATTGTAA
- the dnaE gene encoding DNA polymerase III subunit alpha translates to MMFPQLYTITSYSLLSSTIRIPEFVKKAKEYGYQYLGIADINVLHGAVEFYEACKAEGIKPLIGMTLEYTSSISDRHVQLLLYAKNQIGYQNLMRISSLKMTKNDVFQLEDFADYLTELFVVMPADNGVVNFLKERDKEDVQQVMTALASKIDSDSFFVGASFMCNPSTDPLLFDFIHSAQYPLAALQETRYLVREDGFALRVLEHIESGTPMKVDLKETEIDGPYYLRKPEEAQKQLMEILGADSIENAVKIAENCQFELPLHQKLLPHYPVPEGKEAGVYLRELCMSLLPQRITEVTSVYEERLEKELSIIHDMGFDDYFLIVWDVIAFAHQQKIVTGAGRGSAAGSLVSYVLSITDVDPIKYDLLFERFLNPERFSMPDIDLDIPDNRREQVLAYVQKKYGHYHMAQIATFGTMAAKMVLRDAARVFGLSQSESNRWSQAVPSTLKITLKQAWKESKKLVELVESSETNRLLFDTAVRLEGLPRHVSTHAAGVVISDRNLLELAPLQTGTNDILLTQFTMNDVEKIGLLKMDFLGLRNLSIIDDALKSVKRVYKKELLLNEIPLDDEETLALFRRGETSGVFQFESAGIRNVLRKLGPTSIEDIAAVNALYRPGPMQNIDLFVRRKKGLEPIEYPDPSLQPILENTYGVIVYQEQIMQVAAKMAGFSLGQADILRRAISKKKKDVLDQERKHFVDGGMAQGYSKETANMIYDYIERFANYGFNRSHAFAYSFIGFQMAYLKVHYPAAFYAALLHSVRHNPNKIKEYISEARKNGLTIIQPSINHSNYSFLLKDTEQIMFGFSSLKGIRRDFIQDMLNERKDSGHYKSFDQFLFRIPAKWRKQENILPLIAIGAFDELTANRRQLANQLESKIQNIIYSGGSADLFETLELKEEEIQDYSLEERLAQEEQYLGVYLSGHPAEEFKKLAKLKQVMTINDIVENQAVRLLIYVKDVRTIRTKKGEQMAFVEGDDSTGTISLTLFPGVFRSVRQSVDVGKVYYVDGKVERSKYNQELQVLVNTISEAAPMEASISDKTCYLRIEGTIGSQDILQQVKAIIQQAPGHVPVVLFYADQKKKVVLDKNYWIVENETVLKSFSELLGAENVVFK, encoded by the coding sequence ATGATGTTTCCACAATTATATACGATTACTTCCTACTCTTTACTTTCCAGCACGATTAGGATACCAGAATTCGTGAAAAAAGCAAAGGAGTATGGGTATCAATATCTGGGAATTGCTGATATTAATGTTTTACATGGTGCCGTGGAATTTTATGAAGCCTGTAAAGCGGAGGGAATAAAACCTCTCATCGGGATGACCTTAGAGTACACATCTTCTATCAGCGACCGCCATGTTCAGCTGTTGCTGTATGCGAAGAATCAAATTGGGTATCAAAATTTAATGCGAATATCCAGCTTGAAAATGACAAAAAATGATGTGTTTCAATTGGAAGATTTTGCTGATTATTTAACTGAATTATTTGTTGTCATGCCTGCTGATAACGGAGTGGTCAATTTTTTGAAGGAAAGAGATAAAGAGGATGTCCAACAGGTAATGACTGCGTTAGCTTCTAAAATAGACTCAGATTCCTTCTTCGTTGGTGCTTCTTTCATGTGTAATCCCTCAACAGATCCATTGCTGTTTGATTTCATACATAGTGCTCAATATCCTTTGGCAGCTTTGCAGGAAACAAGATATCTCGTTAGAGAAGATGGTTTTGCCCTACGGGTATTGGAACACATTGAGTCCGGAACTCCGATGAAAGTCGATCTTAAAGAGACTGAAATCGACGGTCCGTACTATTTACGAAAACCAGAGGAAGCTCAAAAACAATTGATGGAGATTCTTGGTGCAGACAGTATCGAAAATGCAGTGAAAATTGCAGAAAATTGTCAGTTTGAGCTACCCTTGCATCAAAAGCTGTTACCGCATTACCCTGTTCCCGAAGGAAAAGAAGCAGGAGTCTATTTGAGAGAACTTTGTATGTCGCTATTGCCACAGCGAATCACTGAAGTGACATCTGTTTATGAAGAACGTCTTGAAAAAGAATTATCGATTATTCACGATATGGGCTTCGACGATTACTTCTTGATTGTCTGGGATGTGATCGCCTTTGCGCATCAGCAGAAGATTGTCACCGGTGCTGGACGAGGCTCGGCTGCAGGTTCATTAGTGTCTTATGTACTGTCGATCACAGATGTTGATCCAATCAAATACGATCTATTGTTTGAACGTTTTCTTAATCCCGAGCGCTTTTCAATGCCGGATATCGATTTGGATATTCCAGACAATCGTAGAGAGCAGGTACTGGCTTATGTACAGAAGAAATATGGTCATTATCATATGGCACAAATTGCGACCTTTGGCACAATGGCCGCTAAAATGGTTTTACGAGATGCTGCCAGAGTATTTGGGCTGTCACAAAGTGAATCCAATCGCTGGTCGCAAGCTGTACCCAGCACTCTGAAAATTACGTTAAAGCAAGCGTGGAAAGAATCGAAAAAGTTGGTGGAGCTAGTCGAGAGTTCTGAAACGAATCGGCTATTGTTTGACACCGCTGTTCGATTAGAAGGATTACCGAGACATGTTTCGACCCATGCTGCTGGAGTGGTGATCAGTGACAGAAATTTATTGGAACTGGCGCCATTGCAAACCGGCACCAATGATATATTACTAACCCAGTTCACGATGAATGATGTAGAGAAAATTGGTTTGTTGAAAATGGATTTTCTAGGCTTGCGAAACCTTTCCATCATCGATGATGCATTGAAATCAGTCAAACGAGTGTATAAAAAAGAACTGTTGCTAAATGAAATACCGCTTGATGATGAGGAAACACTGGCGTTGTTCCGTAGAGGCGAGACAAGCGGTGTCTTCCAATTTGAATCGGCGGGGATAAGGAATGTTCTGAGAAAGCTGGGTCCTACCAGTATAGAGGATATAGCTGCAGTTAACGCATTGTATCGTCCGGGTCCTATGCAAAACATTGATCTATTTGTTCGACGAAAAAAAGGTCTCGAGCCCATTGAATACCCGGACCCATCACTACAACCTATTTTGGAAAATACCTATGGCGTTATTGTCTACCAAGAGCAAATCATGCAGGTGGCAGCAAAGATGGCTGGCTTTAGTTTGGGGCAAGCCGATATTTTAAGACGGGCAATAAGCAAAAAGAAAAAAGATGTCTTGGATCAGGAGCGAAAACATTTTGTGGATGGTGGAATGGCGCAGGGCTACTCTAAGGAAACAGCTAATATGATTTATGATTATATCGAGCGTTTTGCCAATTATGGATTTAACCGATCTCATGCGTTTGCGTATTCCTTTATTGGTTTTCAAATGGCGTATTTGAAAGTTCATTATCCCGCGGCTTTTTATGCGGCGTTACTGCATTCTGTTCGACATAATCCAAACAAAATCAAGGAATATATCAGTGAAGCGCGAAAAAATGGACTCACCATTATCCAACCTTCAATTAATCACAGTAATTATAGCTTTCTTTTAAAAGATACAGAGCAAATCATGTTTGGCTTTAGCTCGCTGAAAGGTATCAGAAGAGATTTCATTCAAGATATGTTGAATGAACGGAAAGATAGCGGACATTATAAAAGCTTTGATCAATTTTTGTTTCGAATTCCTGCAAAATGGCGGAAGCAAGAAAATATTTTACCTTTGATTGCAATCGGAGCCTTCGATGAACTGACAGCTAATCGCAGACAACTGGCAAATCAGTTGGAAAGTAAAATCCAAAATATCATATACAGTGGTGGCAGTGCGGATTTATTCGAGACGTTGGAGTTGAAAGAAGAAGAAATTCAAGATTATTCATTGGAAGAACGGCTGGCCCAAGAAGAGCAATACCTTGGCGTATATCTTTCTGGTCATCCAGCTGAAGAATTTAAGAAGCTGGCGAAGTTGAAACAAGTGATGACAATCAATGATATTGTTGAAAATCAAGCGGTTCGCCTATTGATTTATGTGAAGGACGTTCGAACCATTCGCACAAAAAAAGGAGAGCAGATGGCATTTGTTGAGGGCGATGACAGTACAGGCACGATTTCTCTAACTCTTTTTCCTGGTGTCTTTCGTTCCGTGAGACAATCAGTTGATGTGGGCAAGGTTTATTATGTGGATGGTAAAGTTGAAAGAAGCAAATACAATCAAGAGCTGCAAGTCTTGGTCAATACGATTTCAGAAGCTGCTCCGATGGAAGCCTCAATCAGTGATAAAACTTGCTATTTGAGAATTGAAGGAACAATAGGTTCTCAGGATATTCTTCAGCAAGTGAAAGCTATCATTCAACAAGCGCCTGGGCATGTTCCTGTCGTACTATTTTACGCGGATCAAAAGAAGAAAGTTGTACTGGATAAAAACTATTGGATTGTTGAAAATGAAACCGTTCTGAAGTCATTTTCAGAGCTGCTTGGAGCGGAAAACGTGGTTTTCAAATGA
- the pfkA gene encoding 6-phosphofructokinase yields MKRIGILTSGGDAPGMNAAIRAVVRKAIYDGIEVYGINYGFAGLVAGDIRRLDIADVGDKIQRGGTFLYSARYPEFATEEGQLKGIEQLKKFGIEGLVVIGGDGSYHGAMALTKRGYPAVGIPGTIDNDIPGTDFTIGFDTAINTVLESVDRIRDTATSHVRTFVIEVMGRDAGDIALWSGVAGGADEIIIPEHEFDMALVAKRIREGRDRGKKHCLIILAEGVMGGNEFAEKLSEYGDFHTRVSILGHVVRGGSPSARDRVLASKFGGYAVELLKENKGGLCIGMLDNKVVAADIVDTLENNKHKPDLSLYDLNKEISF; encoded by the coding sequence ATGAAACGTATCGGTATTTTAACCAGTGGAGGAGACGCTCCAGGAATGAACGCTGCAATTCGTGCAGTGGTACGTAAAGCAATTTATGATGGAATTGAAGTATATGGGATCAATTACGGATTTGCCGGCTTGGTAGCTGGAGATATTCGTCGTTTGGATATTGCTGACGTGGGTGACAAAATCCAACGCGGAGGTACATTCTTATATTCAGCGCGTTATCCTGAGTTTGCCACTGAAGAAGGGCAACTGAAAGGCATCGAGCAATTGAAGAAATTCGGTATTGAAGGGTTGGTAGTTATCGGAGGAGACGGTTCTTATCATGGGGCAATGGCGTTAACAAAACGTGGTTATCCAGCTGTAGGAATTCCCGGTACAATTGATAATGATATTCCTGGAACAGATTTCACGATCGGTTTTGACACTGCAATCAACACTGTATTAGAATCAGTTGACCGCATCCGTGATACTGCGACTTCCCATGTACGTACATTCGTTATTGAAGTAATGGGACGTGATGCGGGTGATATCGCTCTTTGGTCTGGTGTTGCGGGCGGTGCAGATGAAATCATCATCCCAGAACATGAATTTGATATGGCATTAGTAGCTAAACGAATTAGAGAAGGCCGCGATCGTGGGAAAAAACATTGTCTGATCATCCTTGCTGAAGGTGTGATGGGCGGAAATGAATTTGCTGAAAAGTTGTCAGAATACGGCGACTTCCATACGCGTGTATCTATCTTGGGTCACGTAGTACGTGGAGGTTCTCCAAGCGCCAGAGACCGTGTATTGGCAAGTAAATTCGGAGGATATGCAGTCGAATTATTGAAAGAAAACAAAGGTGGATTATGTATCGGTATGCTTGACAACAAAGTCGTAGCAGCAGATATCGTTGATACTTTGGAAAATAACAAGCATAAACCAGATCTTTCTCTTTACGATCTGAATAAAGAAATCTCATTTTAG
- a CDS encoding multidrug efflux MFS transporter: MKIDWKKNLMVAWLGSFFTGASISLVMPFIPVYIEQLGTPKSQVELFSGLAISVTAFAAAIVAPIWGNLADRKGRKIMMIRAAAGMTFTMGSLAFVPNVYWLLIMRFLNGILSGYIPNATAMIASQAPKSKSGWALGTLSTGAVAGNLIGPSIGGALAQWFGMENVFIITGFMLLITTLLTIFMVKEDFEPVEKKDLLSTKEIFSKIDHLSILIGLFVTTLILQVGVTSISPILTLYIRSLSGEQGNILFVSGLIVSVAGVSAIISSPSLGKLGDRIGNHKVLLGGLVLSFLCYIPMAFVTTPFQLGVLRFMLGFSTGALMPSINTLIGKLTPPEGVSRIYSYNQMFSNFGQVLGPMIGSTVAHGMGYSAVFITTACFVLGNIGLSVFNFRKILTKRL, from the coding sequence ATGAAGATAGACTGGAAGAAGAATTTGATGGTTGCTTGGCTAGGCAGTTTTTTTACAGGTGCCAGCATTAGTTTGGTCATGCCCTTCATTCCTGTATATATTGAACAATTAGGAACACCTAAGAGCCAGGTAGAGCTTTTCTCTGGATTGGCAATTTCAGTGACGGCCTTTGCTGCGGCGATCGTTGCACCGATTTGGGGAAACCTGGCCGATCGGAAAGGTCGAAAAATCATGATGATTCGGGCAGCAGCGGGAATGACCTTCACGATGGGCTCTTTGGCCTTTGTTCCTAACGTATACTGGTTGCTGATTATGCGTTTTCTTAACGGAATTCTGTCTGGTTATATTCCAAATGCCACAGCGATGATTGCCTCTCAGGCACCTAAATCAAAAAGTGGTTGGGCTTTGGGAACATTATCCACGGGAGCGGTCGCAGGAAATTTGATTGGTCCATCGATTGGCGGTGCATTGGCCCAATGGTTCGGAATGGAAAACGTCTTTATCATTACTGGTTTCATGTTATTGATTACTACTCTACTGACAATCTTTATGGTCAAAGAGGATTTCGAGCCAGTCGAGAAAAAGGATTTGCTATCGACCAAGGAGATATTCTCAAAAATCGATCATCTATCGATTTTGATTGGGTTGTTCGTAACAACTCTGATTTTGCAGGTTGGTGTGACAAGTATCAGTCCTATTCTAACTTTGTATATTCGTTCATTGAGTGGTGAGCAAGGCAACATTCTATTTGTCAGCGGACTGATTGTATCTGTTGCGGGTGTTTCTGCGATTATCTCCTCCCCATCGTTAGGAAAACTAGGGGATAGGATAGGAAATCATAAAGTTCTTTTAGGAGGTCTGGTCCTCTCATTTCTTTGCTACATACCAATGGCTTTTGTAACAACACCTTTCCAATTAGGTGTGCTTCGTTTCATGCTTGGTTTCTCTACGGGCGCCCTGATGCCGTCGATCAATACTCTGATCGGGAAGCTGACGCCACCAGAAGGAGTTAGTCGGATTTACAGCTATAATCAGATGTTCAGTAATTTCGGTCAAGTTCTTGGACCTATGATTGGCTCAACCGTTGCCCATGGTATGGGATACAGCGCAGTGTTTATCACTACTGCCTGCTTTGTTCTAGGGAATATCGGGCTGTCTGTCTTCAACTTTAGAAAAATTTTGACGAAACGATTATAA